Genomic DNA from Acidobacteriota bacterium:
TCATCGACCACCACCACCTCGAAGCGATGCTCTGCGGATAGCTCCCTAAGGAGGGAGGAATCACCTCCCCTTCCCTTCCCCAAGCCGAAATATCGGCTCAGGTAGATCGCCTTCATCCCGATCCCGTAAACGAGATGGGTGAGGACGAAATCCCGGGCAGGGGTGGCAGCAACCCGCTCATCGAAGGGAAGGAAGACGAGGATATCCGCACCGAGCTTCCCGATCAACTCCTTCTTCTGCTCATCGGTAGTCATAAGGAGGGGGGGATCATCGACCAGCACCTTTTTCGTATGGGGGGTGAAGGTGATGACTATGCTCGTCCCCCTTTCCTTCCTCGCCCGGGCTACCGTCTCCTTTATTACATATTGATGGCCCAAATGGACGCCATCGAAGTTCCCTAAGGTAACCACGGGGAAGGAAAAACGATTATATAGCGAGGAGATGTCCCTTACTACCTTCATCCTATCGCCCTTTTGGGTAATCCTTGCTCTCCCCTATCCGATGAAGCTTCAACAGGTTCGCCGGAGGCCTCGAGGCGACAGGAAATCCGAGGATGATGACCACCGTATCCCCTTCGCTAAACCTATCCTCTGCCATCAACCTCTCTTCCATCCTCTTTATCAGAGGAGCCACCTCCCTTATCTCCTCGATCATCCGGGGAGAAACCCCCCAATAAAGGCTCATCCGACGATAGATCCGCTCGTTCGGGGTAAAGGCAACGATGGGCACCTCTGGGCGATACTTGGAGACAAGCCTCGCAGTGAGACCACTCTGGGTCATCACCACTACCGCTTTCGCTTTGAGGATGGAAGCGGCTGAAGACGCAGCAGCACAAAGGGAATCGGAAAGGAGGAACCTATCGGGAAGAAGATGAGCGTTAAATGATGGTCCTACGAAGAACTCCCCGTGTTTCTCCGCCTCCTCTATTATCTCCCTCATCATATCCACTGCTCGAATGGGATACCTTCCCGCTGCTGTCTCCCCGGAGAGCATTACCGCATCGGTGCCGTCGAAAACCGCATTGGCTACATCGGAAACCTCCGCCCTGGTTGGTCTTGGGCTATCGGTCATCGATTCCAGCATTTGGGTGGCGGTGATAACGAGGATGCCCCTTCTATTCGCCTCGTTTATCATCCTCTTCTGAAGCGGGGGAACCTCCTCCAGGGGGAGCTCCACTCCAAGATCCCCCCGCGCCACCATCACCCCGTCAGCCACCTCGAGTATCTCGGTAAGCCTCCCTATCGCCTGGGCACGCTCGATCTTGGCGATGACCGGGACATCCGCCCCCTCTTCCTCTATCAATCTCTTCGCCTCGAGGATATCCTCCTTCCTCTTAACGAAGGATATGGCGATATAATCCACCCCCTCGGCAAGGGCGAACTTGAGATCCGCTTTATCCTTATCGGTGAGGGCAGGAGCACTTACCTCGACGCCGGGAAGGTTTATCCCCTTATGGGAGCTCACCTCTCCCCCCACCTTGACCCGGCACCTCACCTCATCACCAATACTTTCAAGGACGGTGAGCTCTATCTCCCCGTCATCCACCAGGATGGGATCGCCAGGGGAAAGGTCGGAGGCGAGCTTCTCATAATCGGTAGGAAGCCTCCCTTCACCAAGTCCCTTTTCCTTTGGGGCGAGGATCACCTCCTCCCCCTCCTTCAAGGTCATCGGCTGAGGGAGATCGCCGATCCTTATCCTCGGTCCCTGAAGATCGGCGAGAATGGCAACCGGTCTTCCCACCTCGGAGGCAGCTTCCCTTATCAGCCTTATCTTCTCCTTGTGTTCCCTCAGGCTCCCATGAGAAAAATTGAGCCGGGCGATATTCATCCCCGACTCGATCATTCTCTTAAGTGTCCCTTTATTTGCCGACGCAGGACCAATGGTCGCTACTATCCGTACCCGTGCCACTTTTAAAAGGCTCCTTTTTATATTCGAGTGCCTAATTTATCACAAGGGATAGAGGCTGTCAATCAGTAGGGATGAAGGAGGATTTAACCGCGTGATTCGATAAGCTCCTTTACCTTGTAATAGGTCTCATCGGGGTTCTCGATGTCCGCTATCTTGATTCCACTTCTTCCCAAGGTGCTCGCCGATACCGCGGTGGCAGGGGTTGCCAAGATTATCGTCCCTAAGCCATACATCCGCTGAAGGATGCCCTTCCTCAAACCCACCTCGGTTATCCTGTTATAAGGGATGCTTTTTTCCTCGATGTTGAAGAACCCCTCGTAATATTCGAGATGGGAATCATAAAAACGATACTCGGTCTTTCTGTATGTCCTCTTCTTGACGAAATAGACCACTAAAGGGATGCCAAAGAAGAAAAGCGCCCCAAAAAAGACGAAGGGAAACCATCTAGGGAGGGAAAGCTTGAGCGCCTGGATGGCGAACATACTGAACCCACCGAAGAAACCAGCCCCCCACACCGTGAAGAAGAGCTGAAGGGGAAGAACGGAGAAGAAGACGAGGAAAGGGATAAATTTCGGCTTGATGACCATAAGAGGGGTGGTACTGCTTTCCCATTTTCTCTCTTTGGCGACGAGAGGGGCGCCACAGGAAGGACAAAAAGAGGCTCCTTCCATCACCTTAGCACCACAACTATCGCACCGCATAGCAACCTCCTCGTATCTTAATTGTTCTTAACAAATTTAATTATATCATAACATTAACCTCCTTGTAAACGACGATCAATCCCCCATTCTCGTTGCCATTCCCCTCTTTTTCTGCTAAAATGATGTCGCTATAATTTTAAGAAAGGAAGAGAAAATGAAATGTCCAAAATGCAGCAAGGAAATACCTGATGATGCTGTCCTCTGCCCCTATTGCGGGGCGCTGATAAAGGATAAACGAACCCTAGCGAGAAACATCCGAGCAAGGCGGAAAAACTTAAGTAGCGGTATCTGGTTGATCCTGATTGGGGGGATCTTTCTCATAGCCAATTTCAGCCCTTATGACATCGGTGATCTCTGGCCCCTGTTTCTTATCGCCATTGGTCTTGGGCTAATCATCCGCCACTTGAAAGAAGCGCCGGAGGAAGAAGAGGAGGAATGATCGCTTTATCCACCTGCCTCCGCTCGCCGACGATCGACAAGGGGGAGGAGCTTATTCGTTATTTCCTCGATCTCGGTATCTCCCACCTCGAGCTTGAATACCGTATCTCCCAAAAGATGTTTAAGGAAATGAAGCCTCTCCTAAAAGAGGTAACCATAACCAGCATCCACAACTTCTTCCCCGTCCCCGACATCCTCCCTCCCGATAAGGAGGGGAGCGCTGAGGTTTTCTCTCTATCCTCCCTCGATAAAGAGGAAAGGGAAAAAGCGATCGCCTACACCACCCGCACCATAGAGGTGGCAAATAGCCTCGAGGCGAAGGCGGTGGTAGTCCATCTCGGCGGGGTGGAGATCAAACCGGAGACAAAAAGGTTCGTTCAATTACTTAAGGAAGGGAAGATAAAAAGCGAAGAAGGAAGAAGCTTCATCCGGAAAAAGAAAGAGGAGAGAAAAAAGAAAAAGGGACCTCACCTCGATTCCGCCTGCTTTTCTTTAGAAAAACTGGCAAAGGTGGCGGAGAGGGAGGGGGTGATGATCGGGATCGAAAACGGATACAAGATAAACAAGATCCCCGACCCCGAAGAGCTCGCCCTTCTCTTTTCCAAATTCGAGGGAGCACCGATCTACTTCTGGTATGATGTGGGACATGCCAAATTCCAAGACAACATCGGGTTCATCGATTACATCAAGCTCCTCACCCGGTTTCGGAAGAAGCTGATCGGGATCCACCTCCATGATATCGTGGAGGATAACGACCATCTGCCACCAGGCAAAGGGGAGATCGATTTCGCCCTCATCGGCAAATTATTGCCCCAGGGGGTGATAAAGGTGATGGAATTACAGCATAAGGTGAACGACGAGGAGGCTTTGGCTGGGCTCAATTACTTAAAGGAAATGGGGATTATTTAGCGTTCTATTCAGCTATTGTCTTGAAGGGGATTGAGCCCTCTGTTATAATTGAGCCAACAAGGAGGGAGAAGTGGCGGAGATTTTCACTGTGGAGGGGGAGTTGAGAGATACTCCACTTCCGGAGGTACTTCGGGAGCTCGATAAGAGAAGGGTTTCTGGGGTCCTTGCGGTAAAAAAGGGAGATGAGGAGAAGAAGATATTCACCGAAGACGACCGGATAATCTTCGCTTCTTCCACCAACCCCGACGATCGACTGGGCGAATTCCTTCTCAGGAAGAAGAAGATCTCTCAGGAGGACTACGACAATTCGGTAAAGCTCCTGAAGACCACCGGCAAAAGGCAGGGGACGATATTCGTTGAGCTTGGCTGTCTCACTCCGGAGGAGCTTTACTGGGCGGTAAGAGCTCAGATAAGGGAGATCGTCTGGAGCCTGTTCAACTGGGAGGAAGGACACTTTACCTTTACCGAAGGTGCCTACAAGCAGGACGAGGTAATAAAACTGAGCACCAAGATCGAAGAAGCCATCATCGAGGGGATAAACCGAATAAAGGATCCAAAGCGGATATTACGCTACATCGGCTCAAAGGACACACTCCTCGTCCCCATAAAGGGAAGGGATATCTCCTCTCTCTCCGGCGAGCATCAGCATATATTTCGCCTGTTAAACCAGCCGAAAACGGTGTACCAGGTTTGTCAAGAGAGCCTCTTTGGCCAGGCAGATACCTTGAAGACCATCTACGGGTTGGTGGTTTTGGAGTATATCGCTCGCCGTTAAACCCCTACGCCCCATACTTAGCCAACTTAAGGGCATTAGCCATAGCGAGGGGCATAAGTTCCGTCGCAGGAATCCTCCCTAATCCCCCAAGGTTGAACTCCCGCTCACTGAATCTTTCCACTTTATCGGGACGACACCACCTGGAATGAAGAAGCACCGGCACCGGATGCCAGCTATGGGCTTTTAGCATAGCTGGGGTGGAGTGATCGCCGGTTATCACCAACACCTCGGGAGAAAGAGCGAGGATCTCAGGGATTACCTGATCCACTTCCTCAAGGAGGCTCGCCTTGCGCTCAAAGTCCCCATCCTCACCGGCACTATCCGTCTTCTTTATATGGACATAGAAGAAATCAAATCGCTGATAATTCTCTCTAAGCGTTTTTAGTTCCTCGGCTAAGGTATCGCCGGTCTTCAGAAGCTCCATCCCGATAAGTTTGGTAACCCCACGATACATAGGGTAAGAGGCGATAGAGGCAGGGGTAAGTTTGTATATTTCGGTCATAGTGGGGAAGGGATGATAACGGTCGAAGCCCCGAAGGAGGATGAAATTCGCCGGGTGCTCCGAGGAGAGCTTCCTCCTCGCCTCCTCGACAAACTGGTTGACGAGCTCCGCTGTCTCCTTAGCCTCTGGAGAAAGGGGAGAAATCCGTCTCGGTGGAACTCCTATCTCCTGAGGGTCGGAATCGGAGAGATCTCCAGAAAGATTCTCACCCCGTAATATGAGAACTCCCCGATACTCCTTTACCGGCTTCACAAAGATGGTAACCCGAGGAAGTCTTATCTCCTCAAGAAGCTGGCACAATCTCCTTCCTTCCTCCGAAGGAATCCTTCCTGCCCGGCGGTCAACCACCTTTCCCTCATCATCGACGGTGGCGAAATTGAACCGAGCGGATACATCGGACGGCTTGAGGTCAAACCCTATCCCAAGAGCAGCAAGTACCCCCCTTCCCACCTGATACCGGACGGGATCGTAGCCGAAAAGGGCAAGATGAGCAGGACCACTCCCCGGGGTAATACCAGGAGATATAGGATCGATCATCCCACAGATGCTCTCCCTCGCCAGAGCATCGAGGTTGGGAGTCTTCGCCTCTTCGACCTCCGTCCCCCCTCCCTTTTCCCGGGGGAGTCCTCCTAAGCCATCGATTATGAGAAAGACGATTTTAGAATCGGTCTTTATCGACAACTTCCGCATAAGCTCGAAGTTCGCCATCTTCCACACCTCCACTTTATCACTTTATCCCAAAATGGAAACCGAGGTCAAATCAAAAAGAGAGCCAGGCAACCTAACCGCCTGGCTCAGCACCCGCGTAGGGTTTAGGGGGAGGGATGAAGGGATCAATTAAGGGGGACCAGCTGTTCTATCAGTTCCTCCAACTTTTCCTTATTTATGATATTTATCATCCGTTTATTAAAATCTATGAATCCTATCTTCTTGAATTGATTCAAGAAATGGCTGGTAGTCTCCCTGGTCGAGCCGATCAGATTCCCTATATCTTGCTGGGAGAGCTTGGTAGAGATGACGATATTCTCACCGAACTTCTCACCGTACTCCTCAGCCAATTCGAGAAGCACCCGAGCAAGTCGTGAGGGAACATTTCTAAAGGCGAGGTCCTCCACCTTCCGCTCGAGGACCACCCGCCTTCCATTGACCAACTCAAGAAGCCTGAACGCCAAAGAGGCATTCCTCTTAGCAAGAGCCCTCACCGCCTTTGCCTCGAAGGAGAGTAGAACCACATTATCCATAGCGGTCGCCATATTTTCCCGTTTGTCGAAGGAGATGACCGCCTCCTCGCCAAAGATGTCATTATTCTTGAGGATCTCGAGAATTATCTCACGCCCATCCTCGAAAATACGAGAGAGTTTAACCCTTCCCTCCACGATGAAGAATATCTCATTAGCTGGGTCATCAGGGAAATAGATGATATCCCGCTTGCGGAAGCTACGATATGACCCCACCTTGAGGAGATATTCCATATCCTCTTCCGCCAAAGAGGCAAATACCAAATTATTTCTCAATATCTCAGCGGTTACCTTTTTCATTACCGAATCCCCATCGAACTTCCCATCTTTAATTTAAGCAAGAAATATGCCAAAAAAGGGGAAAGAACTCTTTTAGAAGAAAGAGCATCGAAATAAAGGAGTTAACGAAGGAGTGGATAAGGAAGGGTCCCTCTTCTGAGCCTTTATTGTCCAAAACTGTATATTCTGTTGGACAGCCTTAGACAGCTAAACCAACACTCCGTTAGCCATTTCCAGAGGGGTAAATTATGTCCAGAAAAAAAGACAGTTATTTTATCCCATACTCCTTCAATTTATTATAAAGCGAGCTCCGACTTATCCCCAACTTCTTCGCTGCCAGCGTTTTATTCCCTCCGCAAAGGGCGAGCGCCTTCTTTATCGCCTCTATCTCCACACTTCCCTTGACCTTGTTCACTTCCCCTTTTAAGGAAATATTCAAGGAGACGCTTTCATCTCCTAATCTCCTTATCTCCGAAGGAAAGCACGATTCATCTATCTCTTCGGAGTCAGAGACAAGCACTGCCCGCTCAATGATATTCTCCAGCTCTCTAACATTTCCGGGCCAATCGTATTCGGTGAGAAGGGCAAGAGCCTTCGGTGTTATCCTCTTTAATGGCTTATTGTTCTCCTTGGAGAACTTCTCCAGGAAGCAGTCAACCAGAAGGGGAATATCCTCCTTCCTCTCCCGAAGGGGAGGGAGAACTATGGGAATAACCGCTATCCGATAGTAGAGGTCCTCCCGGAAAGCGCCGGAAGCGACAAGTTCCTTCAAATCGGTATTGGTAGCGGCGATTATCCGCACATCGACCTTGATCGTCTCCGTGCTTCCAAGCGGCTTTATCTCCCTCTCTTGAAGTACCCGAAGGAGCTTCGCCTGGATGGGTAAACTTATATTCCCTATCTCATCGAGAAAGATGGTCCCCCCATTCGCCTCCTCGAAGAGCCCCTTCTTAGCCTTCATCGCCCCAGTGAAAGCACCGCGCACATGGCCAAAAAGCTCGCTTTCGAGCAATGTCTCCGGGAGGATGCTACAATCGATGGCGACGAACGGCTTATCCTTCCGCAACGAATTGTAATGGATCGCCCGGGCGATGAGTTCCTTCCCCGTACCACTTTCTCCCTGAATCAACACAGTGGAATTGGAGGCGGCAACCCTTCCAACGAGATCGAAGATGGCGAGCATCTTCTTGCTTCTGCCCACGATGTTGCCGAAGCTGTAGCGCTCCTTGACCTCGCTCCTTAACCTCTTCAACTCCTGAGCCAATTGATACTCCTTCAGCGCCTTTTTGATCACTATTTTAAGCTCCTCAGTCTGAAACGGCTTGGGGATGTAATCAAAGGCTCCCAATTTCATCGCCTCAACCGCAGATTCCACCGTGCCGTAGGCAGTTATCAGGATATAAGGTATATCCGGATCTTCCTCTTTCACCTTTTTCAGAAGCTCTACTCCATTCATTCCAGGAAGGGCGAGATCGGCGATGATCAGATCAAAAACCTTACTCCCGAAGAGATCAAGTGCCTCCTCGGCAGTGAGGGCGGTAGTCACCTTATATCCCTCTTTTCCTAATATCCTCGAGTATAACTCGAGCATATTCTCCTCATCATCGATGACCAATATCCTATACGCCACCTTCTTCCTCCCTGTTTCCACCAGGGGATAGGGGAAGGGTTATAATACAGGTGGTACCCTTTCCCTCCTCGCTTACAAGTTCGATCTTCCCCCGATGGGCTTCTATTATCTGCCGAGAAACAGAAAGACCTAACCCCGTTCCCCCGGATTTCTTGGTAGTATAGAACGGTTCAAAAACCTTATCTATGTCTTTCTTCTTTATCCCGCAACCAGTATCAATTACCTCAACCCTTATCCAAGAATTTCCCTTCCCATCTCCATTAACGCCCACCTTGATACGAAGGTTCCCTCCTCCTGGCATAGCCTGAATGGCGTTTAGAATGAGGTTCACAAATACCTGCTTCATCTGTTCTGGGTCGATCTCCAGCACGGGGAGATCATCTGGTATCTCCTTGGTGAGCCGAATGTTGCTGTCGCGGAGCTTCAATCTAAGCAGGGAGAGCGAATGTTCAAGCACCTCGCTGATCCTGACCTTTCTCAGGTTTAAAGATCGGGAATGGGTGAGGTGAAGAAGATCACGAACCACTTTAGCACAACGGGAGGTCTCTTGTTCGATTATCTTAAGGTACCGGTAATGGGGGTGGTTCTCAGAGGTCTCCGAAAGGAGGTCTTGAGTGAAACCAAGCACTATTCCTAAGGGATTGTTTATCTCGTGCGCCACACCAGCTGCCACCTCACCCATCGAAGCGAGCCTCTCTGATTGGATCAATTTCTCCTCAAGCTGTTTCCTCACCGTAATATCCGAAGCAGTACCCACCACCCCGTAAACGCCCTCTTCAGAAGTGAGCGGAGCAAGACTAAGCAGTAAAGTCAATCGCTCACCTTTGGCATTTATCGCTTCCACCTCCTCATGAATAACTGGCTCTCTCTTCTCAATGCAGGCTCTCAGTATCTTTTTTGCCCTTTCCCAATGCTCCTCGGGAAAGAGAAGGGTAAAGGGGGCATCGAATACCTCCTCCTTCTTTAAACCGGTTATCTCGAGAAACCGGGAATTGATAAAGGAGAACCTGCCTTCCAAATCGAGGGTAAAGATGGCATCGCTGGTATTCTCGATAACCCGACGGAGAAAAGCCTCCGACTCTGCGAGCTCCCGCTCAAGTCTCACCCTCTTGGTGACATCACGGATCATCCCTTCGGTGGCGATCACCCTCCCCTTCCTATCCCGAATGAGAACGCCGGACGCCTCGGCAAAAACCTCCTCGCCATCCCTCCTCCTTAGTCGAGAACGAAAACCTGTAACATAACCTCTCTTTCTAAGCTCATCCAAAAACGCCTCCAACTCGCGTCTATCGACATAGAACTCGGAGAATTTCACCCCGATCATCTCCTCAGGCGAAGAAAAACCGAAGAGCTCGGCTCCCGCCTGGTTTATCATCACACATCGTCCTTCCTTATCTGCCCGGTAGACCGCATCCTTAACCGACTGGAAAAGACGACGATACTTCTCCTCTGACTCCCGCAACCTCTGGTAGAGAAAGATATTGTTGAGAGTAAGGGATAACTGAGAGGCGATCTGCTCAAGCATCCTGAGCTCTGCCGAACTATATCGCCCTTCCTTCCGCGCTACGAGGAAAACCGCTTCTTGCTCCACCTTCAAGGAAATGGGGAGAATAACCGCTGATTCGATCCCCAACTGAGCCAACGCCCGCTCGTCGATAAAAGGAGCGTCGGGAGAGGGATGGTTAAGGAAAAATATCTTCCCCTTAGCCATTACTTCACCAACGATCATCTCAGAAAAGGGAACCCTTCTGCTTTTGGTGAGCCTCACCCAACCCCTTGGAGAAAGTGAGGCGACGGTTATCTCGTTCCTGTCCTTTCCTGAGAAAGCCAACAAGGCGGCGTCAACCCTGGTGAACTTCCTCGCTTCGGAGACAATGGTGCGAAAGACACGACGCTCCTCTAAACTGGCGGTAATCAGGCGGGTAATCCGGTGAATGGTGGAGATCTCCTTCACCCTTTCTGCCAACCTTCGGTTGAGTTCGTTCAACTGGGAGAGATGTCTCTTTAAGGAGAGCCTCATCTCGTTGAACGCTCGGGCAAGAACACCCATCTCCTGATATTTGGGGATGGGGATCTCATAATCAAGTTCTCCATCCGCTATTCTCCTCGCCCCTGAAACCAGCTGGTTGAGGGGGGTGGCGAGCGCTTGGGAGATGAAAAAGGTTGCCAAAAAGGCGATAACGAGGGCAAAAAGCGAGACACCAAGAAGCCCCATCCTTATCTTCCAAAGGAATCTCAGGGGGACATCGAGCGACTGCTGGATCAAGCAGTAGGCGACCTTGGGACTCACATCATTACTCACCGGCATCACCAAAGAGAGGAAACGCTCACCATCGAGGTTCGCCTCGAATTTCGAGCTTCCCTTGCCACCACCTTCCTTTTTGAGCTGGGAAAGGAAAGAGGACAAGGCTGAGAGCTTCTTTCCTTTGAGGGTAGAGGCAACTATCTTCCCCTGTACCACCAGGGTCACCTCGCTTTCGGTAACCCTCTTCACCGCTTTAACGAACTCTTCATCGATCTCATAACCGATACTTAAAGAACCTAACAGCTCATCTCCTTTACGGATGGGGACAAACGCCAGCTGGAATATCTTGTCCAGCCTATTCACGGTAATCACAAACTCCTCGCCTGAGGCAGCTCGAACCATCATCTCTGGGGTAAACAGCTCCCGAGCATATCTATATGGCTGGTCCACCACCTTCACCATCGAGCCGAAACTGCTCAGGACAACGAAGATCTCCGCATTTATCAGCCGTTGGTACCGCTCAGCCTCGGAGGCGAATAAAAGGGGATTGTTGCTGATGAGAACCTCCTTCAAGGAAGGGTGAGCAGCGATCACCTTGCACTCAGAAAGAAGCCTTTGGGATTGAGCCCGTTTGAACTCCTCGAATACCTCCCTGGTACTAAGGAGCCGTTCCGAAATGTTTTTCTTTACCTCCACCGTGACCAGATAATTGACCAGGAAGAGTACGGAAAAGGTTATAACAACGATGATGACTACCGTAGAAAAGAGTATCCGCTCCCGGAAGCTACCCCGCTTCCCTATAAACTGGTACAACTCGTCCTTTAACGCACTTAAGAATCTCATTTGGTTAACTTTAACCCCATCCGCTTCATCAGAAAGTAAGACCGCTTACGCATTTCCATTTTTTTGGACATATTTTGTCCAAATTTTACCCGATCCCAGCCTAAAATTCAACATTAAAGTCATCTAAGGTTTTACAAGATGCCCTTCTCCCGACTATAATCCCCTTAGGGGGTGAGGAAAAATCGTCTGGGCAAAAAAGAGTTTGGGACAACATTTCCTCTCCGATGGGGAGATGGTGAGGAGGATAATCGAACTCCATCAGCCGAGCAAAGAGGAGATCCATCTCGAGATAGGAGCGGGAAGGGGGGAACTTACCTCCTCGCTTGCGGAAAAAGTCGGCTTCCTCTACGCGGTTGAATTCGATCGAGAATTAATACCCTCTTTAAAAGAAAAGATGAAAGAAAGGAAGAATGTGCGAATAATCAAAGGGGATATCCTGAAGATCGACATCAGGAAGCTGGTCTCAGAAGAAAAACGCCTCTCCAGAAAGCTCAGGGTCATCGGGAACCTCCCCTACAACATCGCCACCAAGATAATAGCCCATATCCTTAGCTATCGCGATATCATCTCAGACCTCACCTTTACCCTGCAGAAGGAGCTAGCAGAGAGGATGGTCGCAAAGCCGAGAAGCAAGGCTTATGGGGAACTCTCCCTATTCATCCAATACCACCTCGAGCCGAAGGTATGCTTCTTTATTCCAAAAAGAGCCTTTACCCCTCCTCCAAAGGTGGAAAATGTGCTCATCCGATTCCGGGTTCGTGAAGAACCGTTAGTGAAGGTGGCTGATGAGAAGGAGTTTTTCCGACTCATCCGTATCTCGTTCGCCCAAAGGAGGAAGACGATCGAAAACAACCTCATTCCCTATTTGAGGCTGTCCCGGGATGAAGTAAGAAGGGTGCTCGAAAAAGCGGGAATACCTTACCGCTTCCGGGCAGAGGAGATCGATATTGCCGGGTTTTCCCGGCTTCTTGATACCATAAAGCAAAATAGGAAAGAAAAAGAAGGAGGAAGATGAGCCTAATAAAAGCAATAGTTTTAGGGATTGTTCAAGGGGTGACTGAATTCCTGCCCATAAGCAGTTCCGGACACTTAGTGGTTATAGGGAATATCCTCGCGGTAGATACCGGAGGAAGCGTGCTTTTCGATATTCTCCTTCACGGGGGAACATTAGTGGTGATCATCATATACTTCCGGGAGGAGATAAAAAGCATCCTCTTCGGCTTCGTGAGAAAAGATGAAGAGGGGAGAAGGTTTATCCTTCCAATAATCGTCGCCATCGTTGCCACTGGTGCAGTGGTTCTTCCTCTCAAGGGAATAGCCGAGGAGAGTTTCTCCTATCCGGAGAGGGTGGCGATTTTCCTCCTCATCACCGGGGGCATCCTCCTTGCCACC
This window encodes:
- a CDS encoding PAS domain S-box protein, whose protein sequence is MRFLSALKDELYQFIGKRGSFRERILFSTVVIIVVITFSVLFLVNYLVTVEVKKNISERLLSTREVFEEFKRAQSQRLLSECKVIAAHPSLKEVLISNNPLLFASEAERYQRLINAEIFVVLSSFGSMVKVVDQPYRYARELFTPEMMVRAASGEEFVITVNRLDKIFQLAFVPIRKGDELLGSLSIGYEIDEEFVKAVKRVTESEVTLVVQGKIVASTLKGKKLSALSSFLSQLKKEGGGKGSSKFEANLDGERFLSLVMPVSNDVSPKVAYCLIQQSLDVPLRFLWKIRMGLLGVSLFALVIAFLATFFISQALATPLNQLVSGARRIADGELDYEIPIPKYQEMGVLARAFNEMRLSLKRHLSQLNELNRRLAERVKEISTIHRITRLITASLEERRVFRTIVSEARKFTRVDAALLAFSGKDRNEITVASLSPRGWVRLTKSRRVPFSEMIVGEVMAKGKIFFLNHPSPDAPFIDERALAQLGIESAVILPISLKVEQEAVFLVARKEGRYSSAELRMLEQIASQLSLTLNNIFLYQRLRESEEKYRRLFQSVKDAVYRADKEGRCVMINQAGAELFGFSSPEEMIGVKFSEFYVDRRELEAFLDELRKRGYVTGFRSRLRRRDGEEVFAEASGVLIRDRKGRVIATEGMIRDVTKRVRLERELAESEAFLRRVIENTSDAIFTLDLEGRFSFINSRFLEITGLKKEEVFDAPFTLLFPEEHWERAKKILRACIEKREPVIHEEVEAINAKGERLTLLLSLAPLTSEEGVYGVVGTASDITVRKQLEEKLIQSERLASMGEVAAGVAHEINNPLGIVLGFTQDLLSETSENHPHYRYLKIIEQETSRCAKVVRDLLHLTHSRSLNLRKVRISEVLEHSLSLLRLKLRDSNIRLTKEIPDDLPVLEIDPEQMKQVFVNLILNAIQAMPGGGNLRIKVGVNGDGKGNSWIRVEVIDTGCGIKKKDIDKVFEPFYTTKKSGGTGLGLSVSRQIIEAHRGKIELVSEEGKGTTCIITLPLSPGGNREEEGGV
- the rsmA gene encoding ribosomal RNA small subunit methyltransferase A; its protein translation is MGQHFLSDGEMVRRIIELHQPSKEEIHLEIGAGRGELTSSLAEKVGFLYAVEFDRELIPSLKEKMKERKNVRIIKGDILKIDIRKLVSEEKRLSRKLRVIGNLPYNIATKIIAHILSYRDIISDLTFTLQKELAERMVAKPRSKAYGELSLFIQYHLEPKVCFFIPKRAFTPPPKVENVLIRFRVREEPLVKVADEKEFFRLIRISFAQRRKTIENNLIPYLRLSRDEVRRVLEKAGIPYRFRAEEIDIAGFSRLLDTIKQNRKEKEGGR